The stretch of DNA CCTCAGATCTCCGATCCCTTTAAGGGTCGCACCGTTGGCAAACGCTACCAGGCTGTTTTTCTAATGCTGTTGACCAGCACGGTGCTAGTGGGAGCCTTTGGCAGCCGCCTGGCTCAGCTGCAGCTAGTTGAGGGCGATCGCAACCGCCAGTTGGCAGAAAACAATCGTATCCGGCTGGTGCCGAAGCGCCCGGCCCGAGGGGCGCTGCTAGATCGCAACGGTAAGATTTTGGCTGGTAGCCGTCTGTCTCACTCAATTTCTATTTGGCCAATTGCCCTGCCTAAGTCAGAGTGGCCCACGGTAACTAGTCGCCTGTCGAGCATTCTCAATATTCCTGAAGACGAAATTCGAGGGCGATTGGAGCAGGCGGGCTACGAGTCAATTGAGTCGATTACAATTGCTCGCGGCATCAGCCCGGCTCAGGCTACGGCGCTAGCCGAGTACGGCGACGAGCTTAAAGGCGTGCGGCTGGAGGCAGAAGCTGTTCGGAACTACCCGCATGGCGATTTGGCGGCCCACATTCTGGGCTACACGGGAGAGCTAACCGATGACCAGTTTAAGGCCCGTGACGGGCAGGGCTATCGTCTCGGGGATGTGGTAGGCCAGATGGGCGCTGAAGCGGCTTTTGAGTCGCAGCTGCGGGGCGAGTGGGGCGGGCAACAGGTAGAAGTTGACAGCGCTGGCCGAGTGCTGCGGATTTTAGGAGACAAACCGGCTAAGTCAGGTAACGACGTGCAGCTCACCCTTGATCTGGAGCTGCAGAAAGCCGCCGAAGCCGCTCTGGGCGAGCGCACTGGGGCCATTGTGGTGATGGACCCCAATAACGGCGCAATTTTGGCGATGGCTAGCCGCCCCACCTTTGACCCCAATATTTTCTCTACCCGAATCACCGAAGATCAATGGGCGCAGCTGCAGGGCGAAACCCATCCCTTTTTGAATCGGGCGCTGCAGGGCTTCCCCCCAGCCAGTACCTTTAAGATTGTGACTACGGCTGCTGCGTTGGAGTCGGGCAGTTTTTCGCCCAATACGGTGCTGTCAACCTTTCCCTACATCACTGTCGGCGGCATTCAGTTTTGGGACTGGAACAACGCAGGGTTTGGGCCGCTCGGCTTTACTGGCGCAATGGCCATGAGTAGCGACACGTTTTTCTATCAGGTGGCAATGCGAATGAAGGAAAAACCCCTGATTGAAATGACCCGCCGCTTTGGCTTTGGCAAGATGACCGGCATCGAAATTCCGAATGAGGAGAGCCCCGGCCTGGTGCCGGATGATGCCTGGAAGCAGAAAAACTTGGGTGAAGAATGGACGCTAGGCGACACGATTAACATGTCTATCGGCCAGGGTTTTTTGCAGACAACGCCGCTGCAGGTGGCCGTTATGTTTGCGATCGCAGCTAACGGGGGCTATCAGGTCAAACCCCACATGCTCAGAGACAACGAAGAAACTAAAAACTGGCAAGAGTCAATCAACCTTAGCAGCGTAACCATTGACATCCTGCAGCGTGGGCTTCGGGAAGTTATTAGCAACGGCACCGCTAAGGCGCTCAACGACCCTAGCATTCCACCTGTAGCAGGCAAGACCGGAACAGCCGAAGCTCCCCCCTATCAATCCCATACCTGGTTTGGAGCCTACGCTCCTGCCGACAAACCAGAGATCGTCGTGGTCTCCTTTGGAGAACACTCGGGCGGGGGCGGTGGTTCAATCGCTGCGCCTATGGCTAAGAAGGTATTAGACGTTTACTTCAAAAAGCCTCAGGCTGAGCAAACGCCTACAGCGACGAGTACGCCCTCAGACTAATTGAGCCTCTGAGGATGTAACCCTACCGAATACCAACGAGCCGATTAGATAGACTGTCGGGGCTAGCCAATTAGGACTAGATGTCCTTATCAGTCTGCCGATCAGAGCTGCCGTCTTCCGAATCAGACGAGTCGAAGAGAGCATCGAGCTGTTCGCGGGCATCTCTAACGGAAATTGAACGCATGACCAGCAGAGGTTCCCGGATCATGTTGCCCTGATCATCAAGCAGTTCTGGGTGAGGCACCGGACGCGCAGACAGGCCGGAGCGAATCCCCCCGCCTGCAGCGTTACCCTGCCCCGGACGACGAGCATCGGAACCTAGCAAAATCAAGTTGCGAATGAGGTTGCCGATCGCTAGAAAGGCCAGGACAGCAAACGCAACGATGTAAAGGAAGTGCCACATATTTTCTGATCTCCCCAAGCAGATCTGGCCTGAAATAACCTGGACCTCAAACAAGCAGCAGGTCCATAAACTGAGAAAGCGCGGTAAACCGCTTAACTTACTTAACTAAATGTACTCCTGGTCACAGCTGGGAAGCTACCTTCCGAAGCTATAGAGTCGTTGCCAAGAGTGGGATAAGTGTTCTAAAAGGTGCAGCCTGGCTGTAATCTTCTCTATTGTGCCAAATTATAGGCTGCCGGATACAGCTGTGATCCCCAAGTGATGTGCGATCGCTCAACCGTTAGCTGCATTTTCCTGGCGCAGCCGCCTCGACACCGCCCAACACTCTGCCACTAAGCTATGCCAGGTGAGCACCTGAGACGCTTCTACACCAACCTGGCTATTGGTTGCCCGAAGCAGCATTTGGGCTGTTTGAGCTTCAGCCAGAGCGGTCTTGACTCGATGGGCCAGCTGGGTTTGCTGCTCCGGGGACAAGAAAGAAATGGGCTTGGATTCCAAAAGATTGAGGGACTGCTGAAACCACTCTTGAAAGTCCTCTAGCAAGGGCTTGAGTACAGCTGTCAGGAGTTCAGCAGAGTCAGAATGGTCAGGCATGACGCAGGGGGCACCGGCTAAATAATTTGAGGGAAGCACTCAGCCTTTGGAGCAGACTGACTTCTCACCTTTACCCGTAATTGTAGCTTGGCTTTACATTGCTTAACGTCCCTCTCAGGATTCAGACGGCTCTTCCCTAAAGCTACTCAACGGCTGCCAGCCTGCCTGCCAGAGCGTGCGGTTCTTCAGCTGCCGGGCATTAATCCAAAACCGTACAGTGGGGTCACAGGAAGAAACGATTTCAGCAAAGACCCAGCGGCCTTCGTTTTTGCGGTTGACGACCTCGAAGTGCCGCCATCCTTCGACTTTGTGCTGAGCAGTCCACTTTGAGCCCAGCAGGTGGGGAAACTTTTGTTTTTTAGTCATGACTTCACTGCAGACGCTTTTTGAGCCAGCGCAGGTGAGCCGCTCGGCTGGAGATAAAGGCCCGCTTTTCGGTTAGATGGACGTAGATTTTGCCGGAGAAGAGCTGCCGCAGTACGGGCCGTTGGTAAACTCTAATCTCGTCGTCGCTGGCGTCAGGATTTTGGCTATAGCCTTTCTCGTCAAGCACCTGCTGAAATTCTCGCAAAAAAGTTTTGCGGCTGGTGAAGGGGATCTCTAGGACTTTGCCTTGGTTAAAATAGGTGCCGACCAATCCGCCAACAATGCCAAAGAGCAGACCAAATTGATTGGGGATGCCGGTATCTAGACCCACGCCCAGAATTTTGACGGCTAGAAAGGTAGTCACCAAAGCGGTTCCAGAAAAGTAGTAGAGAAAAGTCGGTACAAATCCTGGACCTTTGGGGACAACAACTTCGTCGCTAGAGAGGGTTAATTTTTCAAGATCGGGGGTTGGCTGGTTGGACATAGGGCGTGGCATACTGTGCTTTTCCCATCATCTGGCAAGATCCTGCGTTTGCAAACGGATCCTGTGTAGGAGCGCTCCGTTGATCAGCAGTCTGCCAACCTTTAGCGGCATAATCACGTAGGTAGCGATCCGTTAATCAGGTCGTCAAACACCCAGGTCGTCAAACACCATGATCGAAGTTGAGCATCTCAGTAAACACTACGGTTCTACCGCCGCCATTCGGGATGTGACATTCCGGGTTGAGCCGGGCGAAATTTTGGGCTTTTTAGGGCCGAATGGGGCGGGTAAAACTACTACCATGCGAATTTTGTCGGGCTATCTGCCTGCCACCGAAGGCACCGCCCGCATTGCTGGATACGACGTTCACACAGATTCAATGGCGGTGCGGCAGCGCATTGGCTATCTGCCGGAGTCGCCACCGCTGTATCCAGAGATGACTGTCGAGGGCTTTCTCCATTTTGTGGGGCAGATTAAGGGCGTAGCGGCAGGCAGCCGGGGTGAGCGGGCTGCGATCGCAATGGAGCGCTGCGGCCTCATCCACAAGCGATCGGTGCTGATCCGCAAACTCTCCAAGGGTTATCGTCAGCGAGTGGGTATTGCTCAGGCCATCATTCACGATCCGCCCGTGATTATTCTCGACGAACCTACGGTGGGCCTCGACCCCCGGCAGATTACAGAGGTGCGGCAGCTAATTAAAAGCCTAGCCGGAGACCACACAATTATTCTCTCAACCCACATTCTGCCTGAGGTCAGCATGACCTGTGGTCGGGTTGCCATCATCAGCCGGGGGGAAGTAGTTGCTACGGATGCGCCTGAAAACCTGATGACCCGACTAGCGGGGGAACTGTCCTACGAAATCGAGGTTCGAGGCGACGGCGAGACTGTCCGTAACGTGCTAGAGTCCGTCGCGCCGATTCGACGGATTGGCGCGCTAGAGGGTGACGCCATGCCCGCATCCCACCAGCGGCTGCAGGTCGTGTTTGACTCAGAGCAAGATCCGGGAGGTGCGATCGCAGCCGCTCTGGTTCAAGCCGGTTTAGAGCTATTTGAGCTGCGCCGCCACCGGGCCAGCCTAGAAGAAGTCTTTTTGAACCTGACAACTGAAGAGGCTACTGAGGGGCCTGCCCCCTTAGAGCCCAACGACTTCGCAGCTCCTCCAACCGAGACGGCTGAACCCACTGCCTCTCTTTAAGGTCTTTTTCACATCCCTTCACTGAGCGAGCCAACTACACGCTATGGGAATCGTTTTTGCCAACATTCTGGCCATTTATCAGCGGGAACTGCGGAGCTACTTTGGCTCACCCCTGGCTTATATCATTGCTGGGGTGTTTTGGCTGCTGGGCGGGTTTTTCCTGGCTGCTATTTTGCTAGGCCCCCAGGGAATCATTGCCCAGATTGCCGCTGCCGACCAGGCGCAGCAGGCAGGCATGGCTGCTACCCCCTCCTTTGATGTCGCCTACGAATTTCTCAAAGCCTACGTTGGTCTGCTAGGGTCGCTGTCAATGTTTGTACTGCCCATGCTCTCAATGGGGCTCTATGCCGACGAGCGCAAGCAAGGCACCCTAGAGCTGCTGGCCACCTCTCCCGTAACTAACTGGGCCGTCGCCCTGGGCAAACTGCTGGCGGTTTTAACCTTCTATGTCGCTATGATCTTACCCCTGATGGTTTGTCAGGCGGTCGCCCTAGGGGCAGCCAATCCTCCGTTAGGGCCCGGCATTTTTCTGCTTAGTCACTTGGGGCTAGTGCTTCTGGCCGCTAGCGTATTGTCTCTGGGTATGTTTATCTCCTCTTTGACTGGCAGCACTGTGCTAGCTGCGATCATGACCTTTGCTCTAATTTTAATGCTGTGGCTGATTGATGCCATAGCCCAAGGATTGGGTGGGGGACTGGGCGGTGCGCTGGGCCACCTCTCTCTGCTAAAACACTTCACAGAGTTTACAGAGGGCATCTTCGACACCAGTGGGCTGATTCTTTTTGTGTCTTACATTGTTTTGGGCCTTTACCTGACGGCCCAGTCGGTTGAAACCCTGCGATTCCAGCGGGCCTAGGGCAGCGATTGGAGGAAACCTATGAAAACTATCGTGGCCTATCGCCAATATCTCAAGTACCTAGCCCTGCTAGGCCTGCTGCTCTCGACCGCCGGACTGGTGGTGGGGGTGGCTTCTAGCTGGGGCTGGCTGTCAGCGGGCCTGCTATTTGGGGGGCTAGGTCTGCTGCTGGTGGGCTTAGCATTTAGTGATGTCGTGCAGGGGCGCTTTTGGCAGCAGCGCTCGACTGAGGCCGGAGCCAATGCCCTGATAGCAACGCTAGCGGTGCTGATCATTCTGGCTCTGCTCAACGTTCTGGCCGTGCGCTACTCCAGCCGCATTGATGTAACGGAAAACCAGATCTTCACTCTGGCCCCCCAGTCTCGGCAGCTGGTGCAGACTTTGGAGCAGCCTGCCCGAGCCGTGATCTTCGACGTCGCTCAAAATGCCCAGGACCGACAGCTGCTAGAAAGCTATCAGCGGGCAGGCAGCAACTTTGCCTACGAGTACGTTGACCCCTACGCCAACCCTCAGCTAGCTCAGCGGTTTGAGGCAACCCGTCCGGGCATGGCCTTTTTAGAGTTGGGCGACCGGCGGGAGTTTCTGCAGAATATTAGTCCCCAAGAACGTCTTTCAGAGCGCACGCTAACAAACACACTAGATCAGCTAGTGAGCGATCGCACCTTGACGGTCTACTTCACTCAGGGCCACCGAGAATTTCCCATTGATGGCAGTGAGGCAGGCTTTTCTCAAGCTGTCGCAGCCCTAGAGGAGAAAAACTACACCGTTAGACCCCTCAACTTAGCTGAAACACCCCAAGTGCCCGAAGACGCCAGCTTGGTTGTCGTCGCTGGCCCGGCCCAGGAGTTCTTTGCCCCTGAGGTCGCAGCGCTTCAAAGCTATCTCGATCGAGGCGGCAGTCTCATGTTGCTGATCGATCCGCGCACCAATCCTGGATTGGGCAACCTGCTCGATCGCTGGGGGGTCACGCTTGACGAACGCATTGTGCTCGATACCTCCGGCGCAGGTCAGCTCGTGGGCTTAGGCCCGGCCGCACCGCTGGTCACCGACTACGGTAGCCATCCCATCACCCAGGATTTTCGAGGCGGTCGCTCTTTCTATCCGCTGGCTCGCCCGGTAGAGGTGGAGGCCCTGCCCGATATCACTGCCGTGCCGTTGCTGCAGACCAATCCCCAGAGCCGGGCAGAGGCGATTTCTGAGAGCGGCGAGCTGCAGTACGACCCCAATGCAGTGCCAGAAGGATCGTTTACCCTAGGAGTCGCCCTCAGTCGCCCGGTGGACGCAGCTGCTCCAGACCAGTCGCAGACGGCTGAGGCTGAAGAAGCTGCCCCTGAAGCCCGCATGGTTGTGATTGGCAACGCCAGTTTTGCTACCGATGGTTTATTTGATCAGCAGCTCAACGGCGATGTCTTCCTTAATGCCGTGAGTTGGTTGGGCCAGCAAAACGATGCCGTCCTGTCCATCCGGCCTAGGACGGTGACCAATCGCCGCATCACCATGACGGTGCAGCAGCAGCTTGGCCTAGGCGTGTTTTCCTTGCTGGTGCTGCCGCTGATTGGGTTTGCGATGGCGCTAGTGATGTGGTTGCGGCGACGCTAGCAGCCATCTTCTGAAGCGGCAGCCCGCAGTGGCAGCTCGTCTTTACTCGGTAGGGCTGTGGATCCTCCTACCCTCTTGTCTATGCCCACTCTTTTTAACGGTTAATCGACCTATCCGACCATGAAACTGCAACGAAATACGGTCGTGCTGCTAGGCATTGCCCTACTGCTGGGGGCAGGGGTAATGGTGTCGGAGGCCCAGAGGCGCTCGTCTTCTGAGGCCCCTCCAACCCAATCTGCTGGCAACCCCATCTTTGGCTTTGCTGAGGCAGATGTGGTCTCTCTAGTCGTCGAGCGCGACGGCGAAACTCTAGCTTTTGAGCGAGATGATCAGAACACCTGGCAGATGGTGCAGCCTGTGCAAGCTATAGCCGAGGAAGGAGCCGTTGCCTTTCTGCTAAGTCGCCTGACAAGTGATGCCCCGGTTCAAGAACTGACGCTGAACCCCGATCAGCAGGCTGAGTTTGGCTTCACGCCACCCTCTGGCACCATCGAACTCGCCCTAGCAGACGGCACCCGCCATACTCTCGTCTTAGGAGGCAAGGACTTCAGTGGTACTGCCCTCTATGCGCTGATCGATCCGGAGCAGGTGCCGCTGCCTGAAGACGCTGGGGAGGTGCCCCTCTATGTCGTGTCTCTTGACGTGGCAAACGGGGTCAACCGTCCTTTGGCAGAGTGGCAAGTTGCTACAGATGCGCCAGCCAGCACCCCCACTAGCGAGGCTTCGACTGAGGAGCCAGCAACGCCTGCAGCCGAAGATACCACTCAGGAGTCTCCAGAAGCTGCACCTGAAGAGCCAACGGCAGAAGAGGGTGAATCTGCACCACCGACTACTCCTTAAAGGTTTTCAGCTTTGGCTTCTGGAGCACAAAAACTGAAGCCCAGAAAACGGACTGGCCCGGAACCGAATGATAGGCTAGCGAAGCGCCTGCATGAAAAGATCGCTATGAGTGTTCCTACGGCAACCCTATTAATTTCCTGCCCCGATCAGAGAGGGTTGGTGGCAAAAATTGCCAGCTTTATTTACTCCAATGGCGGCAATATTGTTCACGCCGACCAGCATCGGGACGAAGAGGCGGGGCTGTTTTTGTCACGACTGGAGTGGCAGCTAGAGGGATTTAACCTGCCTAGGGAGCTAATTGGTCCGGCTTTTAATGCGATCGCACAGCCCCTAGGAGCCGACTGGCGACTGCAGTTTTCTGATGCCGTGCCCCGCATCGCTATCTGGGTCAGCCGTCAAGATCACTGCCTCTTAGATCTGCTCTGGCGACACAAGGCAGGGGAGTTAGCTGGGCACATTCCGCTAATCATCAGCAACCACCCCAACCTCAAGCCCATTGCCGACCAGTTTGGCATCGACTATCACCATATTCCCGTCACTGCCGAGACCAAAGCTGAGCAGGAAGCTCAGCAGGCTAAGCTGCTGCGGCAGTACCAGATCGACTTAGTAGTGCTGGCTAAATACATGCAGGTGCTCTCGCCCGATTTTGTGGCTCAGTTTCCCAGCATCATCAACATTCACCACTCATTTTTGCCCGCCTTTGTTGGGGCCAATCCTTATCACCGCGCTTACGAACGGGGTGTCAAGATCATTGGGGCTACCGCCCACTACGTCACCTCTGACCTAGATGCAGGCCCCATTATTGAGCAAGACGTCGTTCGCATTAGCCACCGCGACGAGGTCAAAGACCTAATTCGCAAGGGCAAAGATCTAGAGCGCATGGTGCTGGCTCGTGCAGTCAGGCTACACCTACAAAACCGCACCCTGATCTACGGCAACCGAACCGTCGTGTTTGCTTAGCACAAGAGTTTTAGGTGGCATCACAAAAATGGGACGGAATTACTCCGTCCCATCAATGCATCAAGACCTGATTAAATTCAACGTATTTTCTGAGTTCTTAGAGACGGGATTAATCGCGTCTCTAAGCCTCGTACTCATCGTGAAGCCGATTTAGCCTAGCGCCTCAGCACCAGACACAACTTCCAGAAGTTCCTGCGTGATGGCGGCCTGACGGGCCTTATTGTAAGAGAGCGTCAGATCTTTAGCCAGTTCCTTAGCGTTGTCGCTGGCGTTGTTCATGGCAGTCATTCGAGCCGCTAGTTCGCTGGCGGCCGATTCCTGCAGCGCCCGCAGAATCTGGTTATTCAGATAAAGCGGCAGCAGCGCATCTAGAATCTGCACCGGATCTTGCTCAAAGATCATGTCTTGGGGCAGAGACTGCAGCGGAGACTGCACCTTCTCACGGGCTACCTCAAAGGCACCGCCGCGAGTTGTCAGCCGGAAAATTTCATCGTCTGCGGCTTCTAGCCCTTGAGGGTCGAGCGGCAGCAGAGTTTGAATGACAGGGCGAGAGCTGACTAGGGAAACGAAGCGGGTATACACTAGCTCCACCCGGTCAACCGACTCCGAAAGAAACAGAGAGAGCAGCTGATCAGCAATCCGAGAGGCCTCATCAGCCGTTGGGATTTGCTCTAGGCCGGTGAAGGTGGCATCAATCGGCTGGCTGCGTCGCTGGAAGTACTGGGTAGCTTTGCGACCCACCAGGACGTAGTTGTAAGCAACCCCTTCTGCAGCCAGTTCTTTGGCTCGCAGCTCGGCGCGACGAATGACGTTTGTGTTGTAACCGCCGCATAGACC from Pseudanabaena sp. FACHB-2040 encodes:
- the mrdA gene encoding penicillin-binding protein 2; the protein is MALLQNLPQISDPFKGRTVGKRYQAVFLMLLTSTVLVGAFGSRLAQLQLVEGDRNRQLAENNRIRLVPKRPARGALLDRNGKILAGSRLSHSISIWPIALPKSEWPTVTSRLSSILNIPEDEIRGRLEQAGYESIESITIARGISPAQATALAEYGDELKGVRLEAEAVRNYPHGDLAAHILGYTGELTDDQFKARDGQGYRLGDVVGQMGAEAAFESQLRGEWGGQQVEVDSAGRVLRILGDKPAKSGNDVQLTLDLELQKAAEAALGERTGAIVVMDPNNGAILAMASRPTFDPNIFSTRITEDQWAQLQGETHPFLNRALQGFPPASTFKIVTTAAALESGSFSPNTVLSTFPYITVGGIQFWDWNNAGFGPLGFTGAMAMSSDTFFYQVAMRMKEKPLIEMTRRFGFGKMTGIEIPNEESPGLVPDDAWKQKNLGEEWTLGDTINMSIGQGFLQTTPLQVAVMFAIAANGGYQVKPHMLRDNEETKNWQESINLSSVTIDILQRGLREVISNGTAKALNDPSIPPVAGKTGTAEAPPYQSHTWFGAYAPADKPEIVVVSFGEHSGGGGGSIAAPMAKKVLDVYFKKPQAEQTPTATSTPSD
- a CDS encoding DUF2973 domain-containing protein; protein product: MWHFLYIVAFAVLAFLAIGNLIRNLILLGSDARRPGQGNAAGGGIRSGLSARPVPHPELLDDQGNMIREPLLVMRSISVRDAREQLDALFDSSDSEDGSSDRQTDKDI
- a CDS encoding DUF2605 domain-containing protein: MPDHSDSAELLTAVLKPLLEDFQEWFQQSLNLLESKPISFLSPEQQTQLAHRVKTALAEAQTAQMLLRATNSQVGVEASQVLTWHSLVAECWAVSRRLRQENAANG
- a CDS encoding TIGR02450 family Trp-rich protein, translating into MTKKQKFPHLLGSKWTAQHKVEGWRHFEVVNRKNEGRWVFAEIVSSCDPTVRFWINARQLKNRTLWQAGWQPLSSFREEPSES
- a CDS encoding ABC transporter ATP-binding protein — protein: MIEVEHLSKHYGSTAAIRDVTFRVEPGEILGFLGPNGAGKTTTMRILSGYLPATEGTARIAGYDVHTDSMAVRQRIGYLPESPPLYPEMTVEGFLHFVGQIKGVAAGSRGERAAIAMERCGLIHKRSVLIRKLSKGYRQRVGIAQAIIHDPPVIILDEPTVGLDPRQITEVRQLIKSLAGDHTIILSTHILPEVSMTCGRVAIISRGEVVATDAPENLMTRLAGELSYEIEVRGDGETVRNVLESVAPIRRIGALEGDAMPASHQRLQVVFDSEQDPGGAIAAALVQAGLELFELRRHRASLEEVFLNLTTEEATEGPAPLEPNDFAAPPTETAEPTASL
- a CDS encoding ABC transporter permease, which gives rise to MGIVFANILAIYQRELRSYFGSPLAYIIAGVFWLLGGFFLAAILLGPQGIIAQIAAADQAQQAGMAATPSFDVAYEFLKAYVGLLGSLSMFVLPMLSMGLYADERKQGTLELLATSPVTNWAVALGKLLAVLTFYVAMILPLMVCQAVALGAANPPLGPGIFLLSHLGLVLLAASVLSLGMFISSLTGSTVLAAIMTFALILMLWLIDAIAQGLGGGLGGALGHLSLLKHFTEFTEGIFDTSGLILFVSYIVLGLYLTAQSVETLRFQRA
- a CDS encoding Gldg family protein; amino-acid sequence: MKTIVAYRQYLKYLALLGLLLSTAGLVVGVASSWGWLSAGLLFGGLGLLLVGLAFSDVVQGRFWQQRSTEAGANALIATLAVLIILALLNVLAVRYSSRIDVTENQIFTLAPQSRQLVQTLEQPARAVIFDVAQNAQDRQLLESYQRAGSNFAYEYVDPYANPQLAQRFEATRPGMAFLELGDRREFLQNISPQERLSERTLTNTLDQLVSDRTLTVYFTQGHREFPIDGSEAGFSQAVAALEEKNYTVRPLNLAETPQVPEDASLVVVAGPAQEFFAPEVAALQSYLDRGGSLMLLIDPRTNPGLGNLLDRWGVTLDERIVLDTSGAGQLVGLGPAAPLVTDYGSHPITQDFRGGRSFYPLARPVEVEALPDITAVPLLQTNPQSRAEAISESGELQYDPNAVPEGSFTLGVALSRPVDAAAPDQSQTAEAEEAAPEARMVVIGNASFATDGLFDQQLNGDVFLNAVSWLGQQNDAVLSIRPRTVTNRRITMTVQQQLGLGVFSLLVLPLIGFAMALVMWLRRR
- a CDS encoding DUF4340 domain-containing protein — encoded protein: MKLQRNTVVLLGIALLLGAGVMVSEAQRRSSSEAPPTQSAGNPIFGFAEADVVSLVVERDGETLAFERDDQNTWQMVQPVQAIAEEGAVAFLLSRLTSDAPVQELTLNPDQQAEFGFTPPSGTIELALADGTRHTLVLGGKDFSGTALYALIDPEQVPLPEDAGEVPLYVVSLDVANGVNRPLAEWQVATDAPASTPTSEASTEEPATPAAEDTTQESPEAAPEEPTAEEGESAPPTTP
- the purU gene encoding formyltetrahydrofolate deformylase yields the protein MSVPTATLLISCPDQRGLVAKIASFIYSNGGNIVHADQHRDEEAGLFLSRLEWQLEGFNLPRELIGPAFNAIAQPLGADWRLQFSDAVPRIAIWVSRQDHCLLDLLWRHKAGELAGHIPLIISNHPNLKPIADQFGIDYHHIPVTAETKAEQEAQQAKLLRQYQIDLVVLAKYMQVLSPDFVAQFPSIINIHHSFLPAFVGANPYHRAYERGVKIIGATAHYVTSDLDAGPIIEQDVVRISHRDEVKDLIRKGKDLERMVLARAVRLHLQNRTLIYGNRTVVFA
- a CDS encoding F0F1 ATP synthase subunit gamma, which gives rise to MPNLKAIRDRIQSVKNTRKITEAMRLVAAAKVRRAQEQVIATRPFADRLAQVLYGLQTRLRFEEADLPLLRKREVERVGLLVISGDRGLCGGYNTNVIRRAELRAKELAAEGVAYNYVLVGRKATQYFQRRSQPIDATFTGLEQIPTADEASRIADQLLSLFLSESVDRVELVYTRFVSLVSSRPVIQTLLPLDPQGLEAADDEIFRLTTRGGAFEVAREKVQSPLQSLPQDMIFEQDPVQILDALLPLYLNNQILRALQESAASELAARMTAMNNASDNAKELAKDLTLSYNKARQAAITQELLEVVSGAEALG